The Cinclus cinclus chromosome Z, bCinCin1.1, whole genome shotgun sequence genome contains the following window.
GAATTTTAACTGTAGCTGATAACAGTTTGCTCCCCGCTGCCTTGAAATTCTTGGGATAGTTGGAAGTAGATTAACCGGTGTCTGAAAGGGCTATTACACTTTGTCCATGTCGTCCTTACTGCCCGTCCGCGTAAAAACGCAATTTTGGCAATGTCTGCCTGAGATCCCACTATTACTGAACTTGTGCATGCCCGTCAGTCAGCTTCAAATGCTTGGAAATACCGGCGTATGTTGGGAAGGCAGAGCCTGCTTTTAGTCCCTACAAGCAGGGCAACAACTACATAGCTGTTCGAGAGTATGTTTAATAAGTTAGAAAGAGCTACTTCCCCACCCCCATTCCCCTTCCCCCGATTATGAAAACAAGCATGAGTGCCTGCTGTGTGTTGAGGCAATGGAAGTTAGTGAAGTGCAAGGGGAAATGTGTGATTGTTAGGCTGTGTTTGTAAATCGAGTTTTTACTGATAGTAAGTTGCAAACTTGCTTCTTATTTACACTTCCCGGTAGTGGGACTTAGTAGCTAAAAGCAGGTCAAAATCTATTTCAGAAAATTGTACTGAAGTACAGCTGCTTTTGGAAGTTTTGGTGTGCATACAGTGGATTGTATGTAATTACAGTGgatggtattttttaaaaaatattattttagtgTAGTTGGAAGttgaaatttttgttttattaatcaATTGTAGTTGAGAGGACCACACGCTTAAATGTGTGCTAGAACATTGGTAGAGAATTTATAGAACAAATGCTGACAAGTATCCCAGCAGGACTTTTTATTAAGTGTAAATAGTGTTGACTTAAATAGCAGGACCGGATTCTGGTCTAGTGCCCTTTAGAAAGTGAAACCAAGGCATATATCATATAATGTTGAGATTATGTGGTTTTTTAAAACTAGCATGTGCCCAAAAACTGTAATTCAGACATTAGGAGTTTATATAAGTCTACAGATTTGGCCTTTATCATCTCTTAGTGGTGTATTTGGCTGGgctatgctttttcttttataaataagCAATTCACAGCAATAGCTTTGGTCAAACCTTTGTTTTCTGGCTGTAGTGAGGACCAGACTCTTAATGTGAGGAGACTCACAACTGATATGTGCTGTTTTCATAGGCTCTTGAAGCAATAGGCTGTTGGATTTTGATCCCGCCCAGAATACTTGAGTTTTTGTCAGCAAGAATATATAATAGCGGTAAGTTCTAGCAGCAGGcgtttatttttgttattttttttcactttagcATGAGGTACAGTTTGCcttttgacaaaaaaaatgtactgTCCTTATTTTTCAACAGATTTTGCTTGTCCACGtaagaaaaaaaggcaatggAGACTGAACAACAGGAGGAGACCTTTACCAACACAGAGACAAATGgtaaattttttaaaggaatattcTTTTGTAGAAAGAACTTCTTaaacatttcagtatttcaaagaattttatAATGATTTAACGTTACCATATGTTTGCGTCAGCAGTAATTTTGTGTTCTGCATTGAATGTCTTTGGTTTTAATTAACATGTCATTGCACGTGCTTTTGAAGCACAAATACTTAATGTTTCTGTTGGCATGTTTTAGACATGAGAACTGAAAGTTTTGactaaatactgaaaatatttcatagcTGTATGAAGAATGTGAATATGAATGCTATAGGACGTAACTGTtaattgtgttttatttgttgcAGTTTGCGCAGGAGTACAAATATGAAATATTGCTAAAGAGCTTAATGGAAAATTTCTTGGGAATAATTCCCAGGGGAGTTTGGGCATTATTGTTGTTGATTTGTGCCATTTGTTCCCAAACAGCATGTGAAGTGCTACTTTACTATTATTTCACCAATATTTCAGTGGTGAACAAGCTACATTTCAGCTTTATCCCTGGAAGTTTTTCCCAGttgtaaattataaataaattctAAGTGGGTAATGCTGCACTTCTTTAGACAAAGTGTCATGAATTTCTTACTGCCTGTGTGCAATATTCTCATTTAAGCCATAGTTCATAGGATTTTAAGTGCATTTTCAGTTGTTAATCAGTAAGAAAGCTGTTGAAGTGAAGACTTGTTTCTGTGCTATGGGTGCTCAGAATAGACATCTGATGAATTTTGTGCTAATAGGAAAGAATGTATTAATAGTACAGAGCATAGATTTGGAACATGTTTCACTTAATTATGACTTAGAaagttaaataaatgtttatgcTTCCCCCTATGGACCTCTCTACAGGCAAACGTCCTGCAGAAGATATGGAGGAAGAGCAGGCCTTCAAAAGATCTCGGAACACTGATGAGATGGTTGAATTGCGCATCTTGCTTCAGAGCAAAGTACGCTGTATTCTTTTTACTGGTTTGGTTTGTAGCATGACAAAGTATTATGTTGGGATATAAGTGTAGAGAAGTTCTGTCCTTTTTTGAAAATTAGAGTAATTTCCATTGTGTAGGAATGTAGGTGTATTGCAATGGCATTGTCCTCGGGGTTCTCTTGAAAGCATTTATTCCCTAAGGGTCAATACAGGGTTTACTAAAAAGATACATTTGCTAAGAAGTAGAGCAGTAAAGATTCTaagatatttttacatttgAGTGGAAGGCAGCTGTTTTGAAGGGAGTGACTGTATATGAGTCTTTGGAAAAGAAGGTATTTAGAAGATTATAAATTagtgattttaaataaaatagtgaGACAAGAACTGATGATTTTAGTAACTCCTAAATACATCTACTAAACTTGTTCAGCTACAACAGGAAGAAGTGTGGGAGTAGTGCTTCAAGGATTGCAGTGATTTTGTTGACAAGTGTGAATAGTTAAATTTGCCCTATGTGAATTTCGTCTGGTGTTTCCAGCTGCTAGAGATGATTTATAATTTCTGAAGCATCTCAGTCTTTTGTGCTAGTGTGAAAGAATGTTGCCTTAACTCCGTGTGGCATTTCTGACCAACAGCCAAGTTACTTGGAGTACCATGAAATGTTTTGCATGCTGTTAGCATAACGTATGTGTGTAATAAAAGCAATACATTTCATAGAATCCTTGAATGAATGTggtaaaaatgcagttttgcaattaatattttttactaTTTGTCAGTTTATTCCTGTTCATGTTGATGGCTTGAATGAAGTTGGTGGCTGTTAACATTAATTTCAGCCTTTTTCAGTTTATATTGCTCTGAGAAATGAGTTACTTTACAGATGTGCAAAACAGTATTAGCTCTTGAAATTATCAAATGTTTGAAGTTCAAAAGTGGAATTTGTAAATGTATTctgtaaggaagaaaaagctgatCAGAGAATTGAGGAAATAATTTACCTGAATTGCATccatttagtttttttttttttgtttggtttttttttttttttttgttttgttttgtttttgttttgttttgtttttaaatagatCTAGTCTAGGAGAAGTTTGACATGGGCAGAATTGCCTAGAAACTTCTCTTTGGAATTGAAGTATTAGTGGCAAAGCTGAGTTATCTTTCTCTCTTTGCTGTGTTCTATGGTTGTAAGAggttttggtaattttttttatgtgaacAAACATTCAGTTGTTTTCAGTTTGATTTCCAAAGTAGTGCCTGCTGCCACCTTTTGGGCCAGCAAAAATAGACCTACTGTTTTTAGTCTTGAGTTCAGAAACTTAATCTGTGCTGTGTTGTCATAATGTAACTTCTGAAAACTATTTTCCAGAATGCTGGAGCAGTGATTGGAAAAGGTGGCAAAAATATTAAAGCACTTCGTACAGACGTGAGTATATATGAGTTTGAACTAATTTAACACTGCTTCTTTCAGAGCACTACATCGAAAACTTGATTGCGTGCATTTCTAGAAATGGGAGCAATTCAACTCTATAGACATCCACATTACAAACCATTTGTATTGATTGTCAGAGTAGATAACAGTTCTTCAATTTCTATTTCAATTAAAACCCAGCTTGATGCATGGGAGGAGAGGTTTATATTAAATCTCTTCACTTTTTAATAGGATTCTACCAAATTACACACTTGAAGTGAGTTACCAtcctaattaaaaatattgacaAAGCTTAAACCCCTTAATACTACCATTCCCCTTATGTGGGCATCAATTATAGCCCGGCTGAAACCCTTACAGGTGGCTGGCTTAACCCAGTGATAGAGGAATTCTTTCACTtcctttaaaaaagcaaaataaaacatccaTCTGTTCCTTAACAGCTTGCCCATGAAGAACAAAAGCATTAATGTTAAGGTATGAGTATAAAACACTAAAGGAACATTCTATTCTGTTACTTGGAAGGATTTTTAAATCGTCATGACTTAATGCCTGTTCACATTTTAAAGGAGGTTCACTCTGGTGATTAGACACATGCTCAGTATTAATGTTGTGTATTTATAAAACTTGGCAACGCTTCTTAAATTCCATTTGTTTACACTCCTGTACTTAACATCTGCTACAATTTCAACGGTTTTTCCAATCAAGACTCTGTTCAGCACAAGATTTGGCAATATACCAGTACAAATCAGTTCCAACTAACTACCGCAACTTGAGATTTTAGTTGAAATGGTCAGGAATCATACATACGCTCACTAACTTTGGCAGCTAGTTGTTCCtcttttagggttttttaatcgggtttttttgtttggccttttttttttgtttgtttttttgagtAAATCGATACGTCACCCAAGTCCAGATAACTTAGATTTGTCTGGAACACAAACTTTCCCAATTTGCCCATGGTTCTAGTAACTACCAGTCTCGACAGGTTTTTGCGTCTACCCTCATGAGCCAGCCTGCTACTGAAACATCATTTGTTAACAGTAAAAAGTAGTTTAGTCAGGTCAAGTGACTCATTTTTAAAGTCCATACTGTTAGGCCACAGTCGGTGTAGAAATCCGTTATTGTGTTAGTCTTCAGAACAACTTAAGCTTGTTTCATTAATTGAGAGTAATGAGTATAGTttgtattaaattaaaatttattgcttttcccccttttccctctccttgtTTTTTTGGCCATATATCTCCGTTGCCCATGTACTGGATCGACTTGCCCCTGCGTTGCCCACCATGACGTTGGCCCATCCGCCCCTGAACGCCCATGTGAAAACCCTGGTTGGCTATGCCCAAAAATGTGCTCGTTGCCAAACGGGTACCATACTTGACAACTTCCGATTGAATACCCATGCCCAATGCCAACATCCACGAACGCCAATGACCAATGCAGTACAATGCCAGTGTTTCAGTCCCAGACAGCAGTGGCCCCGAGCGGTATGTCCCAACAGTTTATGCCTCACTGCCTGaatagaaagagagaaatgtattttattaccTGCCTTTGATATAATTAAATAGTATCCCCTTATAGACGGtgtattgttttttttcaagttttctgtCTTATTTTCCCCATTAAGTCTTTTTGTCACTGAACTTTTACGTGAGTTGCCCACCCAAACAATCcactaattttatttcaatggaAGGAGCACAGCTTCAAGTGTTGCATATTTGCTGCATTGTAAATCAGATTGGTTCAAAATAGTCTCTCGCTCTGTCTTTGTGGCCCACCTTGCTCCCCTCAACATTGCCTGTTCATAATTATTTCTGATGAAGCGCTAATTCCGGTTCGCTTTCCTTCACTTCTCATTTGTTCcgtcttttttttgtcttgcatttgtatttgttttcttggaGGGCCCATTAGTAAACTGAGTTCCATAACCTTATTCCAGATACAACGTTCACCCCTTGCATATCCTCACTTTTAATAAGAGAAGGTGTGCCAGTTCTACAAATGTAATAGCGAGGGTATCCTAATTAGTGGTGGCGGGGAACATGAATATTCACTTCTACTTTTCAGTTCTGTGTCAGTTTCTTGCCCACTTAATTTGAGCCCTTCCAAAAGCCCATTCTGTCTTTCTCTGCAAGACCTACCTACTTAAATTTTTCATGCATATATATTGGGCATAAACAAAGGTGCATGTGTTGTAAATTGATCAAACAAAAGATTTACTTTAAATGGGGAATATTTATAAACTCTTCTTCATAGTAAATCTTGTTAAAATTTTGTGTGTgatgataaaaaaaatttacttctgctttttcttttctaccttCTCCATATTGTCTGTCATTGTGGCATCCAACAGCATCTTGAGTATAAGCGCAGATATAGAGACAATTGGAGAAATCTTGAAGAAGATTATCCCTACTTTAGAAGAGGTATTtatctttaaattttattctgtttagaATGAAAATATTAGCTTTTGAATGAGATGGTTCTACAGTATTTGCtactttttaaatacagaaaattttaaaaagtggaaaatgACAAAAGCCTTTTAAAGAAGGCTGTCACACTGCATGTTGGCATTCTTTGGGTAGAGGGCAAAGTTGTCATTGTttattaaattaacattttgaaCAGCCTTCCTGTTTTCCAAATAACAAGTGTTGCACTGTTTGTTACCGTCTTAAAACTTTATAGCAAGTGGTGCATTAATaagtaatgtaaaaaaaatagggaaatatGATAGTTTATGTTGAAGTGAGGTGTTCAAATTGTGGTTGATCACAAGAAATACAGGACTACAGTtcagcaataaattaaattgctCCATTGTGTTCgaagaaaaatcttaaaaccccaaatattttgAATTCTTGTAATTAATCTTTATTGCTTCTCCCTATATGCATCTTATTTACAGTATCAACACTACAAAGGCAGTGACTTCGACTGCGAGCTTCGACTTCTTATTCACCAGAGTTTGGCAGGAGGCATTATTGGTGTCAAGGGTGCTAAAATTAAAGAACTCCGAGAGGTacttgttttctgttcttctgagGTTTGATTTTGTTCAATGAGCAATGTTTTCTGTTCATAAGGGGCATGTGTAAGTGTCTGCTGTGCAGTAATTCATTCCAAACATGTTGCATACATGCTTTTGATGCTGTGAGATCGAGCTGGGAGGGCAGCTTTCTTGCAGACCTTAGAAGTAATATCAGTGGCAGAGCCAGGATTTAGTAAAACATTATTTGTGGTAGCGTactgtttttaaagaaaggatttttacttaattttattaaaattgtatttctccTTTTAGAACAAACTTCTGCATAGTGTAGAATTATTTGTGTGTTTGGACACGCAAATAGTCAAGAATGAAAGCATCTGCACAGTAGTTGTGCTGTGAAAGGACTTCATGTTCAGTTTTCATTCTAACTCTtgcaagatgattttttttaagtgaaagagtaagattttaaaaacttaatgGTCTCTGTGAACTGAAAACACATGATTGAGTTTCTTGTGTCAAAGGCAGTTTCAGGTCAGTTAGGTATAAGCCACTACTTGTTTGTATGGATTAAGAAAGGCAAGTTAACTAGACATAATCCTAGCAGCATTGCTGTCTTAGCATTCAAAGCATGTTCAATTTGAAAGCTAATACAGCCTGTAAGCTCACAGTGGTCATGTGGTCGTTTTTCTAATACTTAGTTAAATGTTGTTTTGTAGATGAGTCATAATTGAAACAGAAgactaattatttttcatcttcataCACAACTTACAGCAGCAAGATccttaaaatatgtaattttcacattttgtgTGGTAACTCAGAAGCAAGCATGCAGATCTAAGTGGGTGGGAACTTAATTGTCTTTTGAAtctagttttaaaatattttaatggttttataaagtggtttaaaatatttgataatcttagatatttttttctttttcagaacaCTCAGACCACCATTAAGCTTTTTCAAGAGTGTTGTCCTCATTCAACTGATAGAGTGGTGCTTATTGGTGGAAAACCTGATAGAGTTGTTGAGTGCATCAAGATTATCTTGGATCTTATCTCTGAGGTaatgtttattaaatttattttattttttttcatttgcattcaTGAATGTTTTAGGCATTAGTTGGATGAAAAATGATATCTTTCAGTTTCTAGTTTAAATTCAGTACCTCTTACTTCCTCAAAAGCAAAGTGAAGGACAGTTGTGAACCTTGTGAACTGTTTCTGTTGTTTACAATTGGGGTACACATTATGAGGGAGGAAAACAACTTTTGGTACTCCTGGGCCATTTATGCTTTGCATGCCATCAGAATGGAAGATTtgaagaggaagggaaacaaAATCTGTCTGCCACTTCTGAGTAGTTTTACTGTCATAGTTAAGTTCATAGGAAGCATATCAACATCTCCTTACTTGGCAGCATTGTGAAATCAAGAACATGTTCCAAATGCATAAATGTGTTAGTTTAATTAAATTTGTCAGTTGTAATAGAACTATCTGATTTGgtaaattgttttgtttgtttatattaGTCTCCAATTAAAGGACGGGCCCAGCCTTATGATCCCAATTTCTATGATGAGACATATGACTATGGTGGCTTCACAATGATGTTTGATGATAGAAGGGGACGGCCAGTGGGCTTTCCGATGCGTGGAAGAGGAGGTTTTGATCGAATGCCCCCTGGTCGTGGTGGGCGACCTATGCCTCCCTCAAGAAGAGATTATGATGATATGAGCCCTCGCAGAGGACCTCCTCCACCTCCCCCGGGTCGGGGTGTTAGAGGTGGCAGCAGAGCTCGtaatcttcctcttcctccaccaccacctcctCGTGGCGGGTGAGTTGTTGCATAAATGCATCATACAAAAACTCCTGTTGTATACCTGAGTCATACTCACATTTACTCacatttcagtgatttttccaTGCTTGCATGTTGGTAGTGATCATGCCGGATTGAGCCTGTATTAGACAAGAGTATTCTGAAATTCACTGAAATTTAATTACCTGCTGTACTGTAGAGTAAGTTGCCAGGACTATAGCCAGTAGTTCTGGAACTTCTGTTATTCAGTACTTGAGTGGAGTAGTTTGATACTAACTTACACGTGAACCATGAATGGGAAAATTCAGATTAGAATAAGCAAGCTAGTTCGTAACACGCATAAAACAATTAACatgctgctgcctttttcttttcagagatcTGATGTCCTATGACCGAAGGGGCAGACCAGGAGACCGTTACGATGGCATGGTATGAGTTTAAAATTTGCTCTGTTGTGTCCCTAAGTACAGTTAGTGTGCTGACCTTGTGTTGCTGAGCCGCATGCACATTCATGTGGGACATGGTTCTGATagtaaaaccaaaatgttttctCCATTCAGGCGGTCCTCCTGTGGACGAATATTAGAGGTGTAAATGGTcctcttctattttctttctttctccctaaGATCAAAAAGATCCAGAGTTCTTGACTGCTCAGCCCTGTAGGTTTTATTGTACTGGCCGTCTTTCAGATTTGTTTAATCAGCATGACAGAAACAGCAACTGGCAGATTTTTAAGATAGAGAAAGTATGTCAGAACCATGTTCTCTAATGAGTTACACAAGGATTCTTAACACTAAAGGTTGGAAAACATGAGCATTGATACAGTAATTCAGATTATGGAAGAGTATCTGAAGAACTCCAGTTGAGGAAGTGATGGCTTTAATGAATCaattcttctgtattttctagTTTCTTTGGAGAAAATCCACTCTTAATTCCAGATGTTTTGGAGGTAAAGCCATTGCTTAGTTGAGTCCTACATCAATTCTTTctgaggagagaaagaaatcttCTAGTGTATGGAGGTTTAAACACTACAGCTAGTCTTCTACATTGCATTCTGAACTGCTCTGCTGTTGTAGGACAAGATTCCTCTTTGCTCAGTAGAAAATCCAGGAGGTTGTCCTAGTTTCAGCTGGGATAGTTACTCTCATCTCAGTAGCTGTTTTGAATTCAGTATGAGGATAATACTGATAGCATGCTggtgtttctgtttttcctatGTAATGTTTATATTAAGTCAAGCACTTACTGTCTCCTGCCCTGATAGTGAGTAGGTACAACAAAGAAGCTGGGAGGGATTATAATCAATTCAGGTGACCCAAGATGAAACCAAACAGAGATTCCACACCATATAACATCATACCCAGTATATAAACTGGGGCAGTTAGCCAGAAACGGGGTCCATAGGGGTTTGAGAAGAGCCTGGCAGTGGTCAGCAAAGTGGTGAGCAGTTGTATCATGTACCCTTCATTTCATTATTGTTTTGGGGCACGGTGGTAGTgtgctgtttaattttttgttggttttcttcgttttgttttttaacttcaCAGTTACTAAACTGTTCTTCCCTCAGGATATAAGTTTTACTTTTGATTCTCATCCCAGTTCCAGCAGGGGTTGGGCGGGGGTGTGAGcaagcagctgtgccagctggtcTTAAACCACAACAGAGTCTGTA
Protein-coding sequences here:
- the HNRNPK gene encoding heterogeneous nuclear ribonucleoprotein K isoform X1: METEQQEETFTNTETNDLSTGKRPAEDMEEEQAFKRSRNTDEMVELRILLQSKNAGAVIGKGGKNIKALRTDYNASVSVPDSSGPERILSISADIETIGEILKKIIPTLEEYQHYKGSDFDCELRLLIHQSLAGGIIGVKGAKIKELRENTQTTIKLFQECCPHSTDRVVLIGGKPDRVVECIKIILDLISESPIKGRAQPYDPNFYDETYDYGGFTMMFDDRRGRPVGFPMRGRGGFDRMPPGRGGRPMPPSRRDYDDMSPRRGPPPPPPGRGVRGGSRARNLPLPPPPPPRGGDLMSYDRRGRPGDRYDGMMMQCHVDACDDMQPPELFEGGSGYDYSYAGGRGSYGDLGGPIITTQVTIPKDLAGSIIGKGGQRIKQIRHESGASIKIDEPLEGSEDRIITITGTQDQIQNAQYLLQNSVKQYADVEGF
- the HNRNPK gene encoding heterogeneous nuclear ribonucleoprotein K isoform X4; its protein translation is METEQQEETFTNTETNDLSTGKRPAEDMEEEQAFKRSRNTDEMVELRILLQSKNAGAVIGKGGKNIKALRTDYQHYKGSDFDCELRLLIHQSLAGGIIGVKGAKIKELRENTQTTIKLFQECCPHSTDRVVLIGGKPDRVVECIKIILDLISESPIKGRAQPYDPNFYDETYDYGGFTMMFDDRRGRPVGFPMRGRGGFDRMPPGRGGRPMPPSRRDYDDMSPRRGPPPPPPGRGVRGGSRARNLPLPPPPPPRGGDLMSYDRRGRPGDRYDGMMMQCHVDACDDMQPPELFEGGSGYDYSYAGGRGSYGDLGGPIITTQVTIPKDLAGSIIGKGGQRIKQIRHESGASIKIDEPLEGSEDRIITITGTQDQIQNAQYLLQNSVKQYADVEGF
- the HNRNPK gene encoding heterogeneous nuclear ribonucleoprotein K isoform X2 — protein: METEQQEETFTNTETNGKRPAEDMEEEQAFKRSRNTDEMVELRILLQSKNAGAVIGKGGKNIKALRTDYNASVSVPDSSGPERILSISADIETIGEILKKIIPTLEEYQHYKGSDFDCELRLLIHQSLAGGIIGVKGAKIKELRENTQTTIKLFQECCPHSTDRVVLIGGKPDRVVECIKIILDLISESPIKGRAQPYDPNFYDETYDYGGFTMMFDDRRGRPVGFPMRGRGGFDRMPPGRGGRPMPPSRRDYDDMSPRRGPPPPPPGRGVRGGSRARNLPLPPPPPPRGGDLMSYDRRGRPGDRYDGMMMQCHVDACDDMQPPELFEGGSGYDYSYAGGRGSYGDLGGPIITTQVTIPKDLAGSIIGKGGQRIKQIRHESGASIKIDEPLEGSEDRIITITGTQDQIQNAQYLLQNSVKQYADVEGF
- the HNRNPK gene encoding heterogeneous nuclear ribonucleoprotein K isoform X3, producing the protein METEQQEETFTNTETNGKRPAEDMEEEQAFKRSRNTDEMVELRILLQSKNAGAVIGKGGKNIKALRTDYNASVSVPDSSGPERILSISADIETIGEILKKIIPTLEEYQHYKGSDFDCELRLLIHQSLAGGIIGVKGAKIKELRENTQTTIKLFQECCPHSTDRVVLIGGKPDRVVECIKIILDLISESPIKGRAQPYDPNFYDETYDYGGFTMMFDDRRGRPVGFPMRGRGGFDRMPPGRGGRPMPPSRRDYDDMSPRRGPPPPPPGRGVRGGSRARNLPLPPPPPPRGGDLMSYDRRGRPGDRYDGMMMQCHVDACDDMQPPELFEGGSGYDYSYAGGRGSYGDLGGPIITTQVTIPKDLAGSIIGKGGQRIKQIRHESGASIKIDEPLEGSEDRIITITGTQDQIQNAQYLLQNSVKQYSGKFF